From the genome of Spirosomataceae bacterium TFI 002, one region includes:
- a CDS encoding Mn2+ and Fe2+ transporters of the NRAMP family produces the protein MQLKKGFFSSVIKILLSLGPAFMAIGFTIGTGSVTSMTVAGSRFGMQLLWVLCLSCIFSYVLIEAYGRFALVTGFSALNGIRKNLKYGKVLAVFIIIGIGFGQMNSLIGILGITSNAIYEMMVLFVPAIKNREYETVLVIALLIISCFYFLIWKGSYTVFEKILLIMVVVLGTSFLISFFVVLPSSKEIVRGMIPSVPDVPGGKMLVAAFVGTTMASATFISRPLFIKGKGWKLENLKDQRKDAILAVVLIFVISGSIMAVASSVLFEKGIVVNKVLDMIYTLEPVAGKFAVVVFFFGIVAAGLSSIFPILMITPLMIADFQNGELDVSSKRFKLIAGLSCLIGLAGVLWGGNPIQIQVLSQVFNVFILPLVIVCILVLSNIKSLMGKYKASLLLNIGMILALVFSLVVSYNGLVSVIDYFAAI, from the coding sequence ATGCAGTTAAAGAAAGGTTTTTTCTCTAGTGTAATAAAGATTTTGCTTTCGTTGGGCCCAGCCTTTATGGCTATTGGTTTTACAATTGGTACTGGAAGTGTGACTTCTATGACAGTTGCTGGGAGCCGGTTTGGAATGCAATTGCTTTGGGTGCTTTGCCTAAGTTGCATTTTCTCTTACGTACTTATTGAGGCATATGGACGCTTCGCTTTGGTTACTGGGTTTTCGGCTTTAAACGGAATACGTAAGAACCTTAAATATGGGAAAGTGCTTGCTGTATTTATCATTATAGGTATTGGTTTCGGTCAAATGAACTCCTTAATCGGTATTTTAGGAATAACCTCCAATGCAATTTATGAGATGATGGTACTTTTTGTACCAGCGATAAAAAACCGTGAATACGAAACTGTTTTGGTCATAGCACTTTTGATTATTTCATGTTTCTATTTTCTCATTTGGAAAGGGTCTTATACTGTTTTTGAAAAGATACTTTTGATCATGGTAGTTGTGTTGGGGACTTCATTTTTGATTTCTTTTTTTGTAGTACTTCCTAGTAGTAAAGAAATTGTGAGAGGGATGATTCCATCTGTACCGGATGTTCCAGGAGGGAAAATGTTAGTTGCTGCATTTGTAGGAACAACAATGGCTTCGGCTACATTTATTTCACGGCCTTTGTTTATTAAAGGAAAAGGGTGGAAGCTCGAGAATCTAAAAGATCAAAGAAAAGATGCGATTCTAGCGGTTGTTTTAATTTTTGTAATAAGTGGGTCCATCATGGCTGTTGCAAGCTCTGTGTTGTTTGAAAAAGGCATTGTGGTCAACAAAGTTCTAGACATGATCTATACCCTAGAACCTGTTGCAGGGAAGTTTGCGGTGGTAGTTTTCTTTTTTGGAATAGTAGCAGCTGGTTTGTCCTCTATTTTCCCAATTTTAATGATTACCCCATTGATGATTGCAGATTTTCAAAATGGCGAATTAGATGTTTCTTCTAAGAGGTTTAAGCTTATTGCGGGGCTATCTTGCCTTATTGGTTTGGCAGGTGTGCTTTGGGGTGGAAACCCAATTCAAATACAGGTTTTATCACAAGTTTTCAATGTATTTATTCTTCCATTGGTCATTGTGTGTATTTTAGTTTTATCAAATATTAAAAGCTTAATGGGAAAGTACAAAGCATCACTTTTATTAAATATTGGGATGATACTGGCACTTGTATTTTCGCTTGTGGTTTCCTACAACGGGCTTGTTTCGGTTATTGATTATTTTGCTGCGATATAA
- a CDS encoding D-fructose 1,6-bisphosphatase, producing the protein MDIKHKTLGEFIIEKQNEFSFSTGELTNILNGIGLAAKIVNHEVNKAGLVDILGVAGETNIQGEDQQKLDVMANNTFIQALSKREVVCGIASEEEDSFIAIKNAGNKSKYVILMDPLDGSSNIDVNVSVGTIFSIYKRVSPVESEVVLEDFLQKGSEQVAAGYVVYGTSTMLVYSTGQEVNGFTLNPALGVFYLSHPKMTFPENGNIYSVNEGSRDFFTNGVKSYLQYCRAADDTKEPYASRYIGSLVSDFHRNLIKGGIYLYPSTAFYPEGKLRLLYECNPIAFLAKHSGGGESDGYSSVLNIKPTELHQRVPFFTGSKNMVEKLESFILKEEG; encoded by the coding sequence ATGGACATAAAGCACAAAACGCTTGGAGAGTTTATCATTGAAAAACAAAATGAATTTTCCTTTTCAACTGGCGAACTTACCAATATCCTAAATGGCATTGGTTTGGCGGCCAAAATAGTGAACCACGAAGTTAACAAGGCTGGCCTAGTTGATATTTTGGGTGTAGCAGGCGAAACCAATATTCAAGGAGAAGACCAGCAAAAATTGGATGTAATGGCTAATAATACCTTCATTCAAGCCCTATCAAAAAGGGAAGTTGTTTGTGGAATAGCTAGTGAAGAAGAAGACAGCTTTATTGCCATTAAAAATGCTGGTAATAAAAGCAAATATGTCATTTTGATGGATCCCTTGGATGGTTCTTCCAATATTGATGTAAACGTCTCTGTGGGTACCATTTTTTCTATTTACAAAAGAGTTTCGCCTGTTGAGTCGGAAGTAGTTTTAGAAGATTTTTTACAAAAGGGTTCAGAGCAAGTAGCTGCTGGTTATGTGGTATATGGTACTTCCACAATGCTAGTTTACAGCACAGGGCAAGAAGTGAATGGCTTTACTTTAAACCCAGCCTTAGGGGTGTTTTACTTATCACATCCCAAAATGACTTTTCCTGAAAATGGAAATATATATAGCGTAAATGAGGGCAGCAGGGATTTTTTCACAAATGGAGTGAAAAGTTACTTGCAGTATTGCCGAGCAGCCGACGACACCAAAGAGCCTTATGCATCAAGATACATTGGTTCCTTAGTTTCAGACTTTCATAGAAACTTAATAAAGGGAGGCATTTACCTTTATCCAAGTACAGCCTTTTATCCAGAAGGGAAGCTCAGGTTATTGTACGAGTGTAACCCTATAGCCTTTCTTGCAAAACATTCGGGAGGGGGCGAGAGCGATGGGTATTCGTCTGTGCTCAATATAAAGCCTACAGAACTACACCAGCGAGTTCCGTTTTTCACAGGTAGTAAAAACATGGTTGAGAAACTAGAAAGTTTTATTCTCAAAGAAGAAGGCTAG
- a CDS encoding NAD(P)-dependent dehydrogenase, short-chain alcohol dehydrogenase family translates to MSKAEGKIAVITGATGGIGFEVAKRLGQDGYTVMLNGIDDAAGAERVKELTAAGIKAEYYGFDVTKEEEVTANINEIGNKYGRIDVLVNNAGGLGGRSRFEEMTTEFYRFVMALNLDSVFFASRAAIPFLKKGKNASIINYTSNAGWNAGGPGAGIYGTSKAGVHAITRALAKDLAEDGIRVNAVSPGTIDTPFHAQIKSTKPEVFASWKNNIMLGRLGQPQEVASVVSFLASDDASFITAETIQVGGGQALGI, encoded by the coding sequence ATGAGCAAAGCAGAAGGAAAAATAGCGGTTATAACTGGAGCAACAGGTGGAATTGGATTTGAAGTAGCAAAAAGACTAGGACAAGACGGTTATACAGTGATGCTCAATGGAATAGATGATGCCGCTGGAGCAGAAAGAGTTAAAGAACTTACTGCAGCAGGCATTAAGGCAGAATATTATGGATTCGATGTAACTAAGGAAGAAGAAGTTACTGCCAATATCAATGAGATTGGGAATAAGTATGGTAGAATAGACGTATTGGTAAATAATGCTGGTGGCTTGGGAGGGAGATCAAGGTTTGAAGAAATGACAACTGAGTTTTACAGATTTGTTATGGCACTTAACCTTGACTCGGTATTTTTTGCGTCAAGAGCTGCGATACCTTTTCTTAAAAAAGGGAAAAATGCATCGATCATAAATTATACTTCTAATGCTGGTTGGAATGCAGGTGGACCAGGAGCAGGAATTTATGGAACATCAAAAGCAGGTGTGCATGCGATTACAAGAGCTCTTGCAAAAGATTTAGCAGAGGACGGAATAAGAGTAAATGCAGTTTCACCTGGAACAATCGATACGCCTTTTCACGCTCAAATAAAGTCAACCAAGCCAGAAGTTTTTGCTTCGTGGAAAAACAATATTATGTTGGGTAGACTAGGTCAACCACAAGAGGTAGCCTCGGTAGTATCATTTCTAGCAAGTGATGACGCCTCTTTTATAACTGCTGAAACTATTCAAGTAGGAGGAGGTCAAGCATTAGGAATATAA
- a CDS encoding MFS transporter, ACS family, hexuronate transporter, with protein MKLKGLRWWVVGLVALAAVINYIDRQAFGALWPDIAKDLFPEMDADGHKAIYGTISTVFILSYAGGQALFGKIFDWIGTRIGFALSIGVWSIATLLHAFAQGILSFSIFRSILGIAEAGNWPGAAKANSEWFPTKERALAQGIFNSGAAIGGIVAYPIIGLLSLYFDWKAIFIVVAVLGFLWLIPWLFIVKADPKSHPWLTEDERKFILSGQRNQDLDKDGNYDEGYTPTTGQLLKHKESWGVIIASAAIDPIWWLFIVWIPIYLSEVFGMDIKQIAFSAWVPYVGAMIGALFGGFLAKNRISAGWSIDKTRKMTITLGCLIMIPCFFLLRTPESAMNAVIIMAVLLFGFQIAIGNVQTIPSDLYSGKIVGTLSGFAGMAAKLGAAGLTILVPIITTGGNYTPAFLIGGALAIVALLAIWILCPKIEPLKPKSA; from the coding sequence ATGAAATTAAAAGGTTTAAGATGGTGGGTAGTAGGACTCGTGGCTTTGGCTGCTGTAATAAACTATATAGATAGGCAAGCTTTTGGAGCCTTGTGGCCAGATATAGCTAAAGACTTATTTCCTGAAATGGATGCAGATGGGCATAAGGCAATCTATGGTACGATATCAACAGTATTTATATTGTCATATGCGGGAGGTCAAGCTCTTTTCGGTAAAATATTCGATTGGATAGGAACCAGAATTGGTTTTGCACTTTCAATTGGCGTTTGGTCTATTGCTACTTTGTTGCATGCCTTTGCTCAAGGAATACTTAGCTTCTCAATCTTTAGGTCAATATTAGGTATTGCAGAGGCTGGAAACTGGCCAGGAGCTGCTAAGGCAAATTCAGAATGGTTTCCAACAAAAGAGCGTGCACTTGCTCAAGGAATTTTTAATTCGGGAGCAGCAATAGGAGGTATAGTAGCCTATCCGATCATAGGGTTATTGTCTTTATATTTTGATTGGAAAGCTATTTTTATTGTAGTTGCTGTACTTGGGTTTTTATGGTTAATACCTTGGTTGTTCATTGTTAAAGCTGATCCAAAATCGCACCCATGGTTGACAGAAGATGAAAGAAAGTTTATTCTTTCTGGTCAACGAAATCAAGACCTTGATAAAGATGGAAATTACGATGAAGGATATACACCTACAACTGGTCAATTACTCAAACACAAAGAGAGTTGGGGAGTGATTATAGCCTCGGCTGCAATTGATCCTATTTGGTGGCTATTTATAGTTTGGATACCAATCTACTTGTCAGAAGTATTTGGAATGGATATTAAACAAATTGCATTTTCAGCATGGGTACCATACGTAGGAGCTATGATTGGAGCTTTATTTGGAGGCTTCTTAGCCAAAAATAGAATTTCAGCAGGGTGGTCCATTGATAAAACTCGAAAGATGACCATCACTTTGGGCTGTCTAATAATGATTCCATGTTTTTTCCTTCTTAGAACACCAGAATCTGCGATGAATGCTGTAATAATTATGGCAGTATTACTTTTCGGATTTCAAATAGCCATAGGAAATGTTCAGACCATCCCAAGTGATCTTTACAGTGGAAAAATAGTAGGTACCCTTTCAGGGTTTGCAGGTATGGCAGCTAAACTTGGTGCAGCAGGACTTACCATCTTGGTCCCAATAATAACGACTGGAGGTAACTATACACCCGCATTTTTAATTGGTGGAGCATTGGCAATTGTAGCATTGCTTGCAATTTGGATCCTATGTCCTAAGATTGAGCCATTAAAGCCTAAATCGGCATAA
- a CDS encoding Alginate lyase, whose amino-acid sequence MESFKLFALTVFIGLFINCEKNVTPSEHKVLKNIPSKVIDLENWKITIPFDQFGKDGSESKVAHEIKQDALNAYILDDFYFVNSSNDGVVFRAHAGGAHTSGSGYPRCEFREMTNGKEAKWQSSEGKHILEIEQAINAVPDHKKHVVAGQIHSTGEFDDVITCRLEDKKLFLSHNGKAGTTLTMDYILGTRFKIKWVVENNEIKSYFDDKLIEAYALKFPDSYFKAGCYTQSASWGKNDKHNADPQDFGEVVIYKLDVSHN is encoded by the coding sequence ATGGAGTCATTTAAGCTTTTCGCACTAACGGTATTTATAGGTTTATTTATCAACTGTGAGAAAAATGTGACACCTAGTGAGCATAAGGTTCTCAAAAATATACCTTCAAAGGTTATTGATTTAGAAAACTGGAAAATCACAATTCCTTTTGATCAATTTGGAAAAGATGGGAGTGAAAGTAAAGTTGCTCATGAAATAAAACAAGATGCCTTGAATGCATATATTCTTGATGACTTCTATTTCGTGAATTCTAGCAATGATGGGGTAGTTTTTAGAGCTCATGCAGGAGGTGCTCATACCAGCGGATCAGGTTACCCAAGGTGTGAGTTTCGTGAAATGACAAATGGGAAAGAGGCAAAATGGCAATCGAGTGAGGGTAAACATATACTCGAAATAGAGCAAGCGATAAATGCCGTTCCTGACCATAAGAAACATGTTGTGGCTGGTCAAATTCATAGTACAGGCGAATTTGATGATGTAATAACCTGCCGACTTGAAGACAAAAAATTATTTTTATCCCACAACGGGAAAGCAGGAACAACATTAACTATGGATTATATTTTAGGTACTCGTTTCAAAATAAAGTGGGTTGTTGAAAACAATGAGATTAAGTCTTATTTCGATGATAAGCTGATTGAAGCCTATGCATTGAAATTTCCTGATTCTTATTTTAAAGCGGGATGCTATACACAGTCGGCATCATGGGGAAAAAACGATAAACACAATGCAGACCCACAGGATTTTGGAGAAGTGGTTATATACAAATTAGATGTCAGTCATAATTAA
- a CDS encoding Cupin domain-containing protein, protein MTNNIVETFVKDTTVEWQQVNELIRRKIMSYDENLMLVKVEFLKGGIGPIHDHFHSQTTYVESGSFDVTIGDETKTLKTGDVFYIPPHVPHGAVCTEQGVLLDFFSPMREDFL, encoded by the coding sequence ATGACAAATAATATAGTAGAAACTTTTGTAAAGGATACCACAGTAGAGTGGCAACAAGTAAATGAGCTTATTCGTAGAAAAATAATGTCATACGATGAGAACCTTATGCTTGTTAAGGTAGAGTTTTTGAAAGGAGGAATTGGCCCAATTCACGACCATTTTCATAGCCAAACAACTTATGTAGAAAGCGGAAGCTTTGATGTAACAATTGGAGACGAAACCAAAACGCTTAAGACTGGAGATGTATTTTATATTCCACCTCATGTACCTCACGGAGCAGTTTGTACAGAGCAAGGTGTACTATTGGATTTCTTTAGCCCAATGAGAGAAGATTTTTTATAA
- a CDS encoding 3-oxoacyl-[acyl-carrier protein] reductase, whose translation MTNLKGKVAIVTGGGRDIGKMTSLKLASMGAKVVVNYFGGKESAEQTVKEIVEVGGEAILVQGDMTKSDDISNLMKQTVAAFGDEIHILVNVAGGLVERRTLSELDENFVNHVMALNFNSLFLVTQAVVPLMKSGASIVNFSSQAARDGGGAGSGIYAASKGAVTTYTRSLSKELGPQGIRVNALCPGMIATTFHDTFTTDEVRTKVAGMTPLRREGEASEVADLVAYLASPESSFITGANFDINGGLAFS comes from the coding sequence ATGACAAACCTTAAAGGAAAAGTAGCAATTGTCACTGGTGGTGGACGCGATATTGGGAAAATGACATCACTTAAGCTTGCATCTATGGGGGCTAAAGTAGTGGTTAACTATTTTGGCGGCAAAGAATCTGCTGAACAAACAGTGAAAGAAATCGTAGAGGTAGGAGGAGAAGCGATATTGGTGCAAGGAGATATGACGAAGTCGGACGATATATCAAACTTAATGAAACAAACGGTAGCCGCTTTTGGCGATGAAATACATATTCTTGTCAATGTTGCTGGAGGCTTAGTTGAAAGAAGAACGCTATCAGAATTGGACGAAAACTTCGTCAACCATGTGATGGCCTTAAACTTTAATTCATTGTTTTTGGTAACTCAGGCTGTTGTTCCGCTTATGAAGTCAGGGGCATCAATAGTAAATTTCTCTTCACAAGCAGCAAGAGATGGTGGTGGAGCAGGCTCTGGAATATATGCGGCTTCTAAAGGTGCTGTAACTACTTATACGAGATCACTATCCAAAGAACTGGGTCCTCAAGGAATACGGGTGAACGCTCTTTGCCCAGGAATGATTGCAACTACTTTTCATGATACTTTTACTACAGATGAGGTAAGAACAAAAGTTGCAGGTATGACTCCACTTCGTAGAGAAGGAGAAGCAAGTGAGGTAGCAGACCTTGTGGCTTATTTAGCTTCACCAGAGTCCTCATTTATCACAGGAGCAAATTTTGATATCAACGGCGGTTTAGCCTTTTCATAA
- a CDS encoding Alginate lyase, translated as MMSKIFLFVALISMAFGCKTIAQRPASIVFKDAEVAFVKANLGKAPLFDKTLQSVKETVDKEIVLGSDVPIPTDMAGGYTHETHRRNYLRMEQSSYLYKITGEAKYASYVEDMLLKYADLYPTLGLHPETRSYSRGKLFWQCLNDANWLVSVSLAYSNISESLSTKDRNRIINELLKPHALFLSVENPQFFNRIHNHSTWACAAVGMTGLAIGDKTLVDYALYGLPNDNIADDAHDNDGALIKSESKGFLAQIDGLFSPDGIYSEGPYYHRYAIYPFIIFALSIENAQPEIGIFKYSDGALLKSINTLLAESNVKGDFFPINDAQKGMSIYNSSLIAAVDIAYKYGGENPSLLSVAESQGEVLLDASGMSVALNLKDKKPLIRKSEVFSDGKNGDLGGLGILRNASNQEVLFKFGSQGMGHGHFDKLSYSFYDNGEEVVQDYGMARFVNIEQKGGGGYLKENTTFAKQTIAHNTVAVNEQSHSLGDPDEAEKYAPALIFKDFSNPKVQGICAEDTKSYPGVTMRRGLFSIDESVLGNALLIDVFNVKSNEVKQYDLPLYYQGQFLESNFKYKTFESLEKLGKEAGYQHIWKEAATNEVDSEVQFSWLSKGKFYTYTAEGKNGDEIVMGRVGATDPDFNLRRDPVFLTRRKNMKETTFVSVIETHGAYSPIDEKARNPYGVIQSIENIIDTDEYSVIKVVTKDGKESLLCVAKSAFKTKHKVKNGSTQVEWEGPFTFKQIVEQK; from the coding sequence ATGATGAGTAAAATCTTTCTATTTGTCGCCTTAATTTCAATGGCTTTTGGATGTAAAACCATCGCCCAAAGGCCCGCATCTATTGTTTTTAAAGATGCTGAAGTAGCTTTTGTCAAGGCAAATTTGGGAAAAGCACCCCTCTTTGATAAAACGTTACAATCGGTTAAAGAAACGGTAGACAAAGAAATAGTTCTAGGGTCCGACGTGCCTATTCCAACGGATATGGCAGGTGGCTATACACATGAAACCCATAGAAGAAATTATCTTAGAATGGAGCAATCTAGCTACCTATATAAGATAACGGGAGAAGCAAAATATGCTAGCTATGTAGAGGACATGCTATTGAAGTATGCGGATTTGTACCCTACACTAGGATTACACCCAGAGACAAGGTCTTATTCTAGAGGGAAGTTATTTTGGCAATGTTTGAATGATGCCAATTGGTTAGTAAGTGTGAGTCTTGCTTATTCAAATATTTCGGAGAGTTTGAGTACCAAAGATCGCAATAGAATTATAAATGAATTATTAAAGCCACATGCACTCTTCCTATCGGTAGAAAACCCTCAGTTTTTTAATAGAATACATAACCACAGTACTTGGGCATGTGCGGCTGTAGGGATGACAGGCTTGGCGATTGGCGATAAAACTTTAGTAGATTATGCCTTATACGGCTTACCAAACGATAACATTGCAGATGATGCTCACGACAATGATGGAGCATTAATCAAATCAGAAAGCAAAGGGTTTTTAGCTCAAATTGACGGCTTGTTTTCCCCTGATGGAATCTATTCGGAAGGACCATATTACCACAGGTATGCAATTTATCCATTTATCATATTTGCTCTAAGTATAGAAAATGCACAACCGGAAATAGGGATATTTAAATACAGTGATGGAGCACTCCTAAAATCAATAAATACGCTTTTGGCTGAAAGCAATGTGAAGGGAGACTTTTTCCCAATCAATGATGCTCAAAAGGGAATGTCGATTTACAATTCGTCGCTTATTGCAGCAGTGGACATTGCTTATAAATACGGAGGAGAAAACCCAAGTTTACTATCCGTAGCAGAATCACAGGGCGAGGTTCTTTTGGATGCATCGGGAATGTCTGTAGCATTAAACTTGAAAGACAAAAAACCGCTGATTCGTAAGTCAGAAGTCTTCTCAGACGGCAAAAATGGCGACTTAGGAGGTTTGGGTATTTTGAGAAACGCCAGTAATCAAGAAGTACTTTTCAAATTCGGAAGTCAGGGAATGGGGCACGGTCATTTTGACAAATTATCGTATTCATTTTATGACAATGGGGAAGAGGTAGTTCAAGACTACGGAATGGCTCGCTTTGTTAATATTGAACAAAAAGGAGGAGGGGGTTACCTCAAAGAAAATACGACATTCGCCAAGCAAACAATAGCTCACAATACAGTTGCTGTAAACGAACAGTCACATTCACTAGGCGATCCAGACGAGGCCGAAAAGTATGCACCGGCATTGATATTTAAAGACTTTTCAAATCCGAAAGTACAGGGAATTTGTGCTGAAGACACAAAGTCTTATCCAGGAGTTACGATGAGGAGAGGTTTGTTTTCTATAGACGAGTCTGTTCTAGGAAACGCTCTATTGATTGATGTTTTTAATGTCAAGTCAAATGAGGTGAAGCAATATGACCTTCCACTATACTACCAAGGGCAGTTTTTAGAATCCAACTTTAAGTATAAAACTTTTGAGAGTCTTGAGAAGCTGGGCAAGGAAGCTGGTTATCAACACATATGGAAAGAAGCTGCAACAAATGAGGTTGACTCCGAAGTTCAGTTTTCTTGGTTGTCAAAAGGCAAGTTTTATACCTATACCGCAGAGGGAAAAAATGGTGACGAAATAGTAATGGGTAGGGTAGGTGCTACGGACCCCGACTTTAACCTAAGAAGAGACCCAGTCTTTTTGACGAGGAGGAAAAATATGAAAGAAACCACATTTGTTTCAGTGATTGAAACCCATGGGGCATACTCGCCAATAGATGAAAAGGCTAGAAATCCGTATGGCGTAATTCAATCGATCGAAAATATTATAGACACCGACGAATATTCGGTAATAAAAGTGGTCACTAAAGATGGCAAAGAGTCTCTTTTGTGTGTGGCTAAAAGTGCATTTAAAACAAAACACAAAGTAAAAAACGGCAGCACTCAGGTTGAATGGGAAGGGCCGTTTACATTTAAACAAATAGTAGAACAGAAATGA
- a CDS encoding poly(beta-D-mannuronate) lyase, translating into MLRLIPFLLLLVSFQSFGQNLVKTGVELKEAIQKAKPGNTIIMANGVWSNTEILFSAEGTEAKPIVLKAQEKGKVILEKQSNLRISGKHLVIEGLIFRNGHSPTSELISFKKDSKNLANNCRLTEVVIDNFNGSERYDVEAWVVLYGKNNRVDHCSFLNKRNQGVTLTVRLNSPESVENNHLIDHNYFGPRQNLGSNGGETLRIGTSHYSMMNSKSIVEFNYFDRCNGEHEIISNKSNQNTYRYNTFFECLGTLTMRHGNETLVEGNVFFGNGVTNTGGIRIINEKQTVINNYLEGVTGNRFRGALTIMNGVPNSPLNRYVSVKESKASNNTLINCDHIELCAGSDGERSAIPQTTEVCKNLFYSESPNMFGIFDDISGITLDQNLISKNIIAPTDKGFKISDFDYERNDKGLLTPKNKNIKVGAQINDFANRENTGVKWYKSPTQVIAFDSGKIINVKPGLNTLYEAITNSQPGDILELVEGTFNTSKSIIVNHPLTIVSKSKSKILFETKSLFTIENEGSLKLEGLLIDGADAPDGPLNSVISTSKYSMNKNYKLLINNCEFVDLDINNSFNVIRVSKSTFADTISVTNSSFQTVSGAVVALDQESDDIGIYNAEAVILKNCSFKDIGGAALEFYRGGTDESTTAGMLLVDHCYFENVGFSSKNKSKASLNLLGAQVAIIKNSIFNKTAAMKFQLTVGEPSNTIHNCYLDKSQVVDVKGEGFQSLNISNEKFEGVKGDDNKQIGLL; encoded by the coding sequence ATGTTAAGACTAATTCCTTTTCTTTTATTGCTGGTTTCGTTTCAATCTTTTGGACAAAACCTTGTTAAAACAGGCGTAGAGCTAAAAGAAGCAATTCAAAAAGCCAAGCCCGGTAATACTATTATAATGGCAAATGGTGTTTGGTCCAATACAGAAATATTGTTTTCTGCAGAAGGAACAGAGGCTAAGCCAATAGTACTTAAAGCTCAGGAAAAGGGAAAAGTAATCCTTGAAAAGCAATCTAACTTGAGAATATCGGGTAAGCACCTTGTAATTGAAGGCCTGATATTCAGAAATGGACATTCACCTACATCTGAGTTGATTTCATTCAAAAAGGATTCCAAGAACTTAGCAAATAACTGCCGCTTAACAGAAGTTGTAATTGATAATTTTAATGGTTCTGAAAGGTACGATGTGGAAGCTTGGGTTGTTCTTTATGGAAAAAACAACAGAGTAGACCATTGTAGTTTTTTGAACAAAAGAAACCAAGGAGTAACGCTTACAGTACGCTTAAATAGTCCTGAGAGTGTTGAGAATAATCACCTTATAGATCATAACTATTTTGGGCCACGTCAAAACTTAGGTTCAAATGGTGGAGAGACTTTAAGAATAGGGACAAGCCACTATTCAATGATGAATTCAAAATCCATTGTTGAGTTTAATTACTTCGATCGTTGTAATGGGGAGCACGAAATCATTTCTAATAAGTCTAATCAGAATACGTACAGATACAATACATTTTTTGAATGCTTGGGTACACTGACCATGAGACACGGAAACGAAACGCTTGTGGAGGGTAATGTTTTCTTTGGAAACGGAGTGACTAACACCGGAGGAATAAGAATTATTAATGAAAAGCAGACAGTAATAAATAATTACCTAGAAGGAGTTACAGGAAACCGTTTTAGAGGAGCTTTAACGATCATGAATGGTGTTCCTAACTCGCCATTGAACAGGTATGTATCTGTGAAGGAATCTAAGGCATCTAATAATACATTGATCAACTGTGATCACATTGAATTATGTGCAGGGAGTGATGGTGAAAGAAGTGCAATACCTCAAACCACTGAGGTATGTAAAAACCTATTTTACTCTGAGTCTCCAAATATGTTTGGAATCTTTGATGATATTTCTGGAATTACGCTTGACCAAAATCTAATATCAAAAAACATTATTGCTCCAACTGACAAGGGTTTTAAAATCTCGGATTTTGATTACGAAAGAAACGACAAAGGATTATTGACACCCAAAAACAAGAACATAAAAGTGGGTGCACAGATAAATGATTTTGCCAACAGAGAAAATACGGGAGTTAAGTGGTACAAAAGCCCAACCCAAGTAATTGCTTTTGATTCAGGTAAAATAATTAATGTTAAGCCCGGACTTAATACACTTTATGAAGCAATTACTAACTCTCAACCCGGAGATATTTTGGAGCTTGTGGAAGGGACTTTTAATACCTCAAAGTCTATTATCGTTAACCACCCATTGACTATAGTTTCCAAGTCCAAATCAAAGATATTATTTGAAACAAAATCACTTTTCACGATTGAAAATGAGGGAAGTCTAAAATTAGAAGGGTTATTAATAGATGGAGCCGATGCTCCAGATGGCCCATTAAATTCGGTAATAAGCACGAGTAAATATTCCATGAATAAGAACTACAAACTGCTTATCAATAACTGTGAATTTGTTGACCTTGATATCAATAATAGTTTTAATGTAATAAGGGTCTCTAAATCTACATTTGCTGATACTATTTCGGTTACGAACTCTAGCTTTCAAACAGTTTCAGGTGCTGTGGTCGCATTGGATCAAGAATCTGACGATATCGGAATTTACAACGCTGAAGCTGTAATATTAAAAAACTGTAGTTTTAAGGATATTGGAGGAGCAGCTTTAGAGTTTTATCGTGGAGGTACTGATGAAAGTACAACTGCCGGAATGCTACTCGTAGACCATTGTTATTTCGAAAACGTTGGTTTTTCGTCTAAAAACAAAAGTAAAGCATCATTGAACCTACTTGGTGCTCAAGTTGCCATTATAAAGAATAGCATATTTAATAAAACAGCAGCTATGAAATTTCAACTTACAGTAGGTGAGCCATCCAACACTATTCACAATTGCTACCTTGACAAGTCACAAGTCGTAGATGTAAAAGGAGAGGGCTTTCAATCTTTAAATATTTCTAACGAAAAGTTTGAAGGAGTTAAAGGAGACGATAACAAACAAATTGGTTTATTATGA